Proteins co-encoded in one Ammoniphilus sp. CFH 90114 genomic window:
- a CDS encoding DUF445 domain-containing protein: MSWPLLLMIQMGIGALIGGMTNELAIRMLFRPYKAIYIGKWRVPFTPGLIPKRHDDLAQQMGKLVENFLITPEGVRSMLRKGQFDAEIQRWLLEKVGVCARSEETLQDLMTKWGMPLTEELGEKIKGQLVVHLSQRITQTSYLTLDELLSDELKDSLEERIADAAPFLLEKISRFLGSQEGEAMIRQMLSQLVGGLGMFGGFASMLLSDEKVISKVSASLEAALRNEELQAKLGFILQQEFKALYKKQVGEVITWMGHDKVEKALRFLVDRVIHVERIGGLKLCVLLQPVLPYIEEAVPSIVNTALSWVETHLEEGLKKINLTQIAAAQVEAFPVNKLEEMIVSITGKELRMITILGAVLGGLIGAVQAGLVYLLR; this comes from the coding sequence GTGTCATGGCCATTGTTGTTAATGATTCAGATGGGGATTGGAGCCCTAATTGGAGGCATGACAAACGAGTTAGCTATACGAATGCTGTTTAGGCCATATAAGGCTATCTATATTGGAAAATGGAGAGTTCCGTTTACACCAGGACTTATTCCGAAGAGGCATGATGACCTAGCACAGCAGATGGGAAAGTTGGTGGAGAACTTTCTTATTACACCGGAAGGCGTTCGTTCCATGCTTCGCAAAGGTCAGTTTGATGCAGAGATTCAGCGTTGGCTCTTGGAGAAAGTAGGCGTATGTGCCCGTTCAGAAGAAACGCTCCAGGACTTGATGACGAAGTGGGGGATGCCCCTCACGGAAGAATTAGGCGAGAAGATCAAAGGCCAATTGGTCGTTCATTTATCTCAGAGGATAACCCAGACTAGTTATCTTACCCTAGATGAGTTGCTCTCAGATGAATTAAAGGACAGCTTAGAGGAAAGAATTGCTGATGCTGCTCCGTTTTTATTAGAGAAAATCTCTCGTTTCTTAGGTTCACAAGAAGGAGAAGCAATGATCCGTCAGATGCTTTCGCAGCTGGTAGGAGGTCTTGGGATGTTTGGCGGTTTTGCCTCTATGCTCTTATCAGATGAGAAAGTGATTTCTAAAGTGAGTGCTTCATTAGAAGCAGCCCTGCGAAATGAAGAGCTTCAGGCCAAATTAGGCTTCATCCTGCAACAAGAGTTTAAAGCCCTGTACAAGAAGCAAGTAGGTGAAGTTATTACGTGGATGGGGCATGACAAGGTAGAGAAAGCACTAAGATTTCTCGTAGATCGCGTGATCCATGTGGAGAGAATCGGCGGTCTAAAGCTGTGCGTGTTATTGCAGCCTGTGTTGCCGTACATAGAAGAAGCAGTCCCCTCCATCGTAAATACTGCCTTATCCTGGGTAGAGACACATCTGGAAGAAGGATTAAAGAAGATTAACCTCACCCAAATTGCGGCCGCCCAAGTAGAAGCTTTCCCTGTAAATAAGTTAGAAGAGATGATTGTAAGTATTACCGGTAAGGAGCTTCGGATGATTACGATCCTTGGGGCTGTTCTAGGGGGACTTATTGGTGCTGTACAAGCAGGTTTGGTATACTTGCTAAGATAA
- a CDS encoding metal-dependent hydrolase, with protein MEILFHGHSTVQITRLGKSLIIDPFITNNPLAKTKAADVKVDYILLTHGHSDHMDDVLTIAKANNATVIATHELATYFSWQGIEVHGMNTGGSRTFDFGKVKFTQAFHSSGLTFADEQKIIYAGMPCGLLLTIDNKVIYHAGDTGLFGDMKILGELNCIDLAFLPIGDNFTMGPEDALIAAEWIRAKKVVPIHYNTFGLIKQDGHAFVEKLRAKGLDGLVAEPGDVFSLN; from the coding sequence ATGGAAATCCTTTTTCATGGCCATTCGACTGTTCAGATCACGCGTCTTGGGAAGTCTCTAATTATTGATCCTTTTATTACAAATAACCCGCTAGCCAAGACGAAGGCAGCAGATGTCAAGGTGGACTATATTCTACTCACTCATGGACATAGTGACCATATGGATGACGTCCTTACCATTGCAAAAGCGAATAACGCCACGGTCATTGCCACCCATGAACTGGCTACCTATTTTTCATGGCAGGGTATTGAAGTGCACGGAATGAATACAGGCGGTTCGAGAACATTTGACTTTGGGAAAGTAAAGTTTACACAAGCCTTTCATAGTTCGGGGCTAACCTTCGCAGATGAGCAGAAGATCATCTATGCCGGAATGCCTTGTGGACTCTTGCTAACTATTGATAATAAAGTCATTTACCATGCAGGAGATACGGGTCTGTTTGGGGATATGAAAATATTGGGAGAGTTAAATTGCATTGATTTGGCTTTTCTTCCTATCGGTGATAATTTTACGATGGGACCTGAGGATGCACTTATTGCTGCCGAATGGATCCGAGCGAAGAAGGTTGTTCCTATTCACTATAATACCTTCGGACTAATTAAGCAGGATGGTCATGCTTTCGTGGAGAAATTAAGGGCAAAGGGTCTAGATGGCCTGGTTGCAGAACCAGGAGATGTTTTTTCATTAAATTGA
- a CDS encoding C40 family peptidase translates to MKKRLAGFLLATLLIASSAYAEDHTVGSGDTLSGIAAQYGVSVEKLIEVNGLESDFLSVNQKLVIPTVEEQSSKAKKMVYINADKLNVREVESQDSNVVTVLERGTKAELLEINGKWSKVKVGEQIGYVASEYLSANQEDSSRALEMLLSRMKTLAVGLAGTPYRNGGTTPKGFDCSGFTSYVMGKMGVKLPRSSAQQFSAGTKVDRKNLRVGDLLFFDTMKKGRISHVGIYIGNNKMIHSATRKVEVSDLNWYFNHYKYYGAKRVLTVSQK, encoded by the coding sequence ATGAAGAAGAGATTAGCCGGATTCCTTCTTGCTACGCTACTTATAGCTTCTTCAGCATACGCCGAAGACCATACTGTAGGATCAGGTGATACACTTTCTGGTATCGCAGCTCAGTATGGAGTCAGTGTAGAGAAGCTGATTGAAGTTAACGGACTTGAATCCGACTTTCTTAGCGTAAACCAGAAGCTAGTCATTCCCACAGTGGAAGAGCAAAGCTCCAAAGCCAAAAAAATGGTCTACATTAATGCCGACAAGTTAAATGTAAGGGAAGTAGAGTCTCAAGATTCGAATGTTGTAACGGTACTCGAACGCGGGACGAAGGCAGAACTCCTAGAGATTAATGGAAAGTGGTCGAAGGTCAAGGTTGGTGAGCAGATCGGGTACGTTGCTTCAGAGTACCTATCGGCGAATCAAGAAGACTCTTCCCGTGCTTTAGAGATGCTTCTTAGCCGTATGAAGACGCTCGCTGTTGGTCTTGCCGGTACGCCTTACCGCAATGGTGGAACGACTCCGAAGGGGTTTGATTGCAGCGGTTTTACCAGTTATGTCATGGGGAAGATGGGGGTTAAGCTTCCTAGGTCTTCTGCTCAGCAGTTCTCGGCTGGAACCAAGGTAGATCGTAAGAATCTTCGTGTTGGTGATCTTCTCTTCTTTGACACCATGAAGAAGGGACGAATTTCTCATGTTGGAATCTACATAGGGAACAACAAGATGATTCATTCTGCTACTCGCAAGGTAGAAGTAAGTGATTTGAATTGGTATTTTAATCACTATAAGTACTACGGGGCTAAGCGGGTTCTTACCGTATCCCAAAAATAA